The following coding sequences lie in one Myxococcus xanthus genomic window:
- a CDS encoding FdhF/YdeP family oxidoreductase — MDDGSRNAQGPGAQASSALAKATPCAQPPEEAHGPSVGPVATVAGGIPAVISAMRHVYGEMDVVRGTKLLLKVNQKEGFDCPGCAWPDPGHRSMAEFCENGAKAVAEEAMAARATPEFFRQWSVADLSLQTDHWLGKQGRLTHPMVLREGATHYEPLSWDEAFALVAEELNALDTPDAASFYTSGRTSNEAAFLYQLFVRQFGTNNLPDCSNMCHESSGSALNETVGIGKGTVTLEDFDKADAIFVIGQNPGTNHPRMLSSLEAAARRGCQIVSINPLPETGLNRFKHPQDVLHLIGPGTALNSLFVQVRINGDAALLQGIAKALFEMEDANPGSVVAKGFIDDKTLGFEAYAAHMRAVKWEDVEEGSGVPRAQVLAAAEILARSERTIFCWAMGLTQHRNGVACIQEIVNLTLLRGGIGKPGAGLCPVRGHSNVQGDRTMGIWEKPPEALLTALSREFGFEPPRHHGMDVVDTLLATHDGQVKVFFALGGNFLSATPDTEFTAEALRRTRLTVHVSTKLNRSHLVHGRRALILPCLGRTERDVQAGGAQFVTVENSMGVVSSSRGSVAPASEHLLSEPVIVARLATAVLGERSRVPWQTLVEDYDRIREQISRVIPGFDDFNRRVREPGGFALPNGPREGRFTTKSGRAHFTVHALQPIALEPGQLLMMTIRTHDQFNTTVYGLDDRYRGIRNGRRVVLLHPADMKAQGLAADQLVDLRSHFEGETRLARGFRVVPYNIPRRCAATYFPEANVLVPVNSFAEKSRTPTSKSVVISITPAGEARALPAGAVA; from the coding sequence ATGGACGACGGGAGCCGGAACGCACAGGGGCCTGGCGCGCAAGCGTCGTCCGCGCTCGCGAAGGCAACGCCCTGCGCCCAGCCTCCCGAGGAGGCCCATGGCCCTTCCGTGGGGCCCGTCGCGACGGTGGCGGGCGGCATCCCCGCCGTCATCTCCGCCATGCGGCACGTCTACGGTGAGATGGACGTGGTGCGCGGGACGAAGCTGCTGCTCAAGGTGAATCAGAAGGAGGGCTTCGACTGCCCCGGCTGTGCGTGGCCCGACCCGGGGCACCGCTCCATGGCGGAGTTCTGTGAGAACGGCGCCAAGGCGGTGGCGGAAGAGGCCATGGCCGCGCGGGCGACGCCGGAGTTCTTCCGTCAATGGAGCGTGGCGGACCTCTCCCTCCAGACGGACCATTGGCTGGGCAAGCAGGGCCGGCTGACGCACCCGATGGTGCTCCGCGAAGGCGCCACGCACTACGAGCCCCTGTCCTGGGACGAAGCCTTCGCGCTGGTGGCCGAGGAGCTGAACGCGCTCGACACGCCAGACGCCGCGAGCTTCTACACGTCTGGCCGCACCAGCAACGAGGCGGCGTTCCTCTACCAGCTCTTCGTGCGGCAGTTCGGCACCAACAACCTGCCGGATTGTTCGAACATGTGCCACGAGTCGAGCGGCTCGGCGCTCAACGAGACGGTGGGCATCGGCAAGGGCACCGTCACGCTGGAGGACTTCGACAAGGCGGATGCCATCTTCGTCATCGGGCAGAACCCGGGGACGAACCATCCGCGCATGTTGTCGTCGCTCGAGGCCGCCGCACGCCGGGGCTGCCAGATTGTCAGCATCAACCCGCTGCCGGAGACGGGGCTCAACCGCTTCAAGCACCCGCAGGACGTGCTGCACCTCATCGGGCCCGGGACGGCGCTCAACTCCCTGTTCGTTCAGGTCCGCATCAACGGCGACGCCGCGCTGCTCCAGGGCATCGCCAAGGCGCTGTTCGAGATGGAGGACGCGAACCCCGGCTCGGTGGTGGCCAAGGGCTTCATCGACGACAAGACGCTGGGCTTCGAGGCCTACGCGGCCCACATGCGCGCGGTCAAGTGGGAGGACGTCGAGGAGGGGAGTGGGGTGCCGCGCGCGCAGGTGCTCGCGGCGGCGGAAATCCTCGCGCGCTCCGAGCGCACCATCTTCTGCTGGGCCATGGGGCTGACGCAGCACCGCAACGGCGTGGCGTGCATTCAGGAGATCGTCAACCTGACGCTGCTGCGCGGCGGTATCGGCAAGCCGGGCGCGGGCCTGTGCCCGGTGCGCGGTCACAGCAACGTGCAGGGCGACCGCACCATGGGCATCTGGGAGAAGCCGCCCGAGGCCCTGTTGACGGCGCTGTCCCGGGAGTTCGGGTTCGAGCCGCCGCGGCACCACGGCATGGACGTGGTGGACACGCTGCTCGCCACGCACGACGGCCAGGTGAAGGTGTTCTTCGCGCTCGGTGGCAACTTCCTCTCCGCCACGCCGGACACGGAGTTCACCGCCGAGGCCCTGCGCCGCACGCGCCTCACCGTCCACGTGTCCACCAAGCTCAACCGCTCGCACCTGGTCCACGGACGGCGGGCGCTCATCCTGCCGTGCCTGGGCCGCACCGAGCGCGATGTTCAGGCCGGTGGGGCCCAGTTCGTCACCGTGGAGAACTCCATGGGCGTGGTGTCGTCTTCGCGGGGCTCGGTGGCGCCCGCGTCGGAGCACCTGCTCAGCGAACCCGTCATCGTCGCCCGGCTGGCGACGGCGGTGCTGGGGGAGCGCTCTCGCGTGCCCTGGCAGACGCTGGTGGAGGACTACGACCGCATCCGTGAGCAGATTTCGCGCGTCATCCCCGGCTTCGACGACTTCAACCGCCGCGTGCGGGAGCCGGGCGGCTTCGCGCTGCCGAACGGTCCGCGCGAGGGACGCTTCACCACGAAGAGTGGCAGGGCGCACTTCACGGTGCATGCGCTGCAGCCAATTGCCCTGGAGCCGGGTCAGCTCCTGATGATGACGATTCGCACGCATGACCAGTTCAACACCACGGTGTACGGGCTGGACGACCGCTACCGGGGCATCCGCAATGGCCGCCGGGTGGTGTTGCTGCATCCCGCCGACATGAAGGCGCAGGGGCTGGCCGCGGACCAGCTTGTCGACCTGCGGAGCCACTTCGAAGGCGAGACGCGGCTGGCGCGTGGCTTCCGCGTGGTGCCGTACAACATCCCGCGCAGGTGCGCGGCCACCTACTTCCCCGAGGCCAACGTCCTCGTCCCCGTGAACAGCTTCGCGGAGAAGAGCCGCACGCCCACGTCGAAGTCGGTGGTCATCAGCATCACCCCGGCCGGAGAAGC
- the hutU gene encoding urocanate hydratase — MSRVIRAPHGSTLSCKGWVQEAALRMLMNNLDPDVAERPEDLVVYGGTGKAARDWPSFDRIVSSLQNLGDDETLLVQSGKPVGIFRTHPDAPRVLIANSNLVGRWANWEHFHELEKKGLMMYGQMTAGSWIYIGTQGILQGTYETFAAAGRFHFGTDDLAGRLILSGGLGGMGGAQPLAATMNNAVFLGVEIDPTRARRRVETRYLDVVAKDLDEALALVKDAQEKRVGRSIAVIGNAASVFRELYRRGIKPDLVTDQTSAHDPLNGYIPTDLSLEAAAELRQRDPETYVRRARESMMMHVQAMNDFQKAGSHVFDYGNNLRGQAELGGMENAFEFPGFVPAYIRPLFCEGMGPFRWVALSGDPEDIRVTDRVVRELFPQKASLQRWLNMAEERVAFQGLPSRICWLGYGERAKAGLAFNELVRKGEVKAPIVIGRDHLDCGSVASPNRETEAMKDGTDAVADWPILNALVNAVNGASWVSFHHGGGVGMGYSLHAGQVIVADGTAEAARRIERVLTSDPGMGVLRHADAGYPEAIEVAKERGVKIPGITT; from the coding sequence ATGTCCCGCGTCATCCGCGCCCCCCACGGTTCCACCCTGTCCTGCAAGGGCTGGGTCCAGGAGGCCGCGCTCCGGATGTTGATGAACAACCTCGACCCGGACGTCGCCGAGCGCCCCGAGGACCTCGTCGTCTACGGCGGCACCGGCAAGGCCGCCCGCGACTGGCCCTCCTTCGACCGCATCGTGTCGAGCCTCCAGAACCTGGGCGACGATGAGACCCTGCTCGTCCAGTCCGGCAAGCCCGTGGGCATCTTCCGCACGCACCCGGACGCGCCGCGAGTGCTCATCGCCAACTCCAACCTCGTGGGCCGCTGGGCCAACTGGGAGCACTTCCACGAGTTGGAGAAGAAGGGCCTGATGATGTACGGCCAGATGACCGCGGGCTCGTGGATCTACATCGGCACGCAGGGCATCCTCCAGGGCACCTACGAGACCTTCGCCGCCGCCGGCCGCTTCCACTTCGGCACCGACGACCTGGCGGGCCGCCTCATCCTCTCCGGCGGTCTGGGTGGCATGGGTGGCGCGCAGCCGCTGGCCGCCACCATGAACAACGCGGTATTCCTCGGCGTGGAGATCGACCCCACTCGCGCTCGCCGCCGCGTGGAGACGCGCTACCTGGACGTCGTCGCCAAGGACCTGGATGAAGCGCTAGCCCTGGTAAAGGACGCCCAGGAGAAGCGCGTGGGCCGCTCCATCGCCGTCATCGGCAACGCGGCGTCGGTGTTCCGCGAGCTGTACCGCCGCGGCATCAAGCCGGACCTCGTCACGGACCAGACGAGCGCCCATGACCCGCTCAACGGCTACATCCCCACGGACCTGTCGCTGGAGGCCGCCGCCGAGCTGCGCCAGCGGGATCCGGAGACGTACGTCCGCCGCGCGCGCGAGTCGATGATGATGCACGTGCAGGCGATGAACGACTTCCAGAAGGCCGGCAGCCACGTCTTCGACTACGGCAACAACCTGCGCGGCCAGGCGGAGCTGGGCGGCATGGAGAACGCCTTCGAGTTCCCCGGCTTCGTCCCCGCCTACATCCGTCCCCTCTTCTGCGAGGGCATGGGGCCCTTCCGCTGGGTGGCGCTCTCCGGCGACCCGGAGGACATCCGCGTCACCGACCGCGTGGTGCGCGAGCTGTTCCCCCAGAAGGCCTCGCTCCAGCGCTGGCTGAACATGGCCGAGGAGCGCGTGGCGTTCCAGGGCCTGCCCTCGCGCATCTGCTGGCTGGGGTATGGCGAGCGCGCCAAGGCGGGCCTCGCGTTCAACGAACTGGTGCGCAAGGGCGAGGTGAAGGCGCCCATCGTCATCGGCCGGGACCACCTGGACTGTGGCTCGGTGGCGTCGCCCAACCGCGAGACGGAGGCGATGAAGGACGGCACGGACGCGGTGGCGGACTGGCCCATCCTCAACGCGCTGGTGAACGCGGTGAACGGCGCCTCATGGGTGTCCTTCCACCACGGCGGCGGCGTGGGCATGGGCTACTCGCTGCACGCCGGTCAGGTCATCGTCGCGGACGGGACGGCGGAGGCCG
- a CDS encoding BON domain-containing protein: MNGRRDDDRRWGDREREQRPSRGWEDEHTHPRDTWARAPARDDEHGYERGSERRGDFERDDAGAERRRGDPHRGHHRRGGWASEDDAFPRSFDSERHFRDAARDRDTRDYQQDVDFGRAARALDQGREYGRDFDLDRELDRRARNFDPERIARRPGYSPSGTFREVEEDWRLEPPYLGVLEDVGTEVGRRGGHERPERRGHGGRHHGHRGADDAHERRRREAGGMDRGRPWRAAGRMAETDVRYGGTQPAGHGPGVENMAPPWDGYATSPSRPDDHDLGQGGFSGGRYRPEGPVRAPPRGRAPRGYRRSSERILSDLCDRLMQSWVDAEDVDIRVRDGVVLLAGVVRSQDERHATEALARDVLGVKEVINDIRIDREDGVVDRPASRSPVQTPGMDASDDDTLHS; this comes from the coding sequence ATGAACGGCAGGCGCGATGACGACCGGCGATGGGGAGACAGGGAGCGGGAGCAGCGGCCCTCGAGGGGCTGGGAGGACGAACACACCCATCCGAGGGACACCTGGGCCCGCGCCCCGGCCAGGGATGATGAGCACGGCTACGAGCGCGGGTCCGAACGCAGGGGCGACTTCGAGCGGGACGACGCCGGCGCCGAGCGACGACGGGGCGATCCGCACCGGGGCCACCACCGCCGAGGCGGTTGGGCCTCCGAGGATGATGCGTTTCCACGCTCCTTCGACAGCGAGCGGCACTTCCGGGACGCGGCGAGGGACCGGGACACACGCGACTACCAACAAGACGTGGACTTCGGACGCGCCGCGCGCGCCCTGGACCAGGGCCGGGAGTATGGCCGCGACTTCGACCTGGACCGGGAGCTGGACCGCCGCGCCCGGAACTTCGACCCGGAGCGCATCGCCAGACGGCCCGGCTACAGCCCGAGCGGCACGTTCCGCGAAGTCGAGGAAGACTGGCGCCTGGAGCCTCCCTACCTCGGCGTCCTGGAGGACGTGGGGACGGAGGTAGGACGCCGGGGCGGACACGAGAGGCCAGAGCGCCGGGGGCACGGCGGAAGGCACCATGGCCACCGAGGCGCCGACGACGCCCACGAGCGCCGACGACGGGAAGCGGGCGGCATGGACCGGGGCCGGCCCTGGCGCGCCGCCGGACGCATGGCCGAAACGGATGTCCGCTACGGGGGCACACAGCCCGCGGGCCACGGCCCTGGTGTGGAGAACATGGCGCCACCGTGGGATGGGTACGCCACCAGTCCGTCACGGCCGGACGACCACGATCTGGGGCAAGGTGGCTTCTCGGGTGGGCGCTACCGGCCCGAAGGCCCTGTGAGGGCGCCACCCCGGGGACGCGCGCCGCGAGGCTACCGGCGCTCCAGCGAGCGAATCCTGTCGGACCTCTGCGACCGGCTGATGCAAAGCTGGGTGGACGCCGAGGACGTGGACATCCGCGTGCGGGACGGCGTGGTGCTGCTGGCCGGCGTGGTGCGCAGCCAGGATGAACGACACGCGACGGAAGCGCTCGCCCGGGACGTGCTGGGGGTGAAGGAGGTCATCAACGACATTCGCATCGACCGCGAGGACGGCGTCGTGGACCGGCCCGCGTCACGCAGCCCCGTCCAGACTCCGGGTATGGACGCCTCCGACGACGACACGCTGCATTCGTGA